The following coding sequences lie in one Xanthomonas hortorum pv. pelargonii genomic window:
- the trxA gene encoding thioredoxin — protein MSDKPHVFDATTDTFETEVLQKSLTTPVLVDFWATWCGPCKSLTPILEKLAADYNGAFELAKVDVDKEQQIAAAFQIRSVPTVFLVKGGELVDGFPGAMPEGQIREFLTQHGVLPAEAQVVEELPPVPLDPQDQAAALREAIAAEPDKDELKLDLALALLKTGDTAEAEQLIDALPANLATDDRAVRAKARLSFANVLKDAPDADALQAAVAANGADLRARHLLGVRHLLDGNDEAALEQFLEMLRQDRTFDDNLPRRSLIDAFRVIEDEDLVGRYRRKMSSLVF, from the coding sequence ACGACACCGGTACTGGTGGATTTCTGGGCCACCTGGTGCGGCCCGTGCAAGTCGCTGACGCCGATCCTGGAAAAGCTCGCCGCCGACTACAACGGTGCGTTCGAGCTGGCCAAGGTCGATGTGGACAAGGAACAGCAGATCGCCGCCGCGTTCCAGATCCGCTCGGTGCCGACGGTCTTCCTGGTCAAGGGCGGCGAGCTGGTGGATGGTTTCCCCGGCGCGATGCCGGAAGGCCAGATCCGTGAATTCCTGACCCAGCATGGTGTGTTGCCGGCCGAGGCGCAGGTGGTCGAAGAACTCCCGCCGGTGCCGCTCGACCCGCAGGACCAGGCCGCCGCGCTGCGCGAGGCGATCGCCGCCGAGCCGGACAAGGACGAGTTGAAGCTTGACCTGGCGCTGGCACTGCTCAAGACCGGCGACACCGCCGAGGCCGAGCAGCTGATCGACGCCCTGCCCGCCAACCTGGCCACCGACGACCGCGCGGTGCGTGCCAAGGCGCGGCTGAGCTTTGCCAACGTCCTGAAAGACGCGCCGGATGCGGACGCGCTGCAGGCCGCCGTGGCCGCCAACGGCGCCGACCTGCGTGCGCGCCACTTGCTCGGCGTGCGCCATCTGCTCGACGGCAATGATGAAGCTGCGCTGGAGCAGTTTCTGGAAATGCTGCGGCAGGACCGCACCTTCGACGACAACCTGCCGCGTCGCAGCCTGATTGATGCATTCCGCGTGATCGAGGACGAAGATCTGGTTGGCCGCTATCGCCGCAAGATGTCGTCGTTGGTGTTCTGA
- a CDS encoding DUF4442 domain-containing protein — protein MRASLFKLGINLWPPYLFAGIHVTVLSADYRYARVELRQRPWNRNYVGTHFGGSLFAMTDPFWMLLTMQNLGRDYYVWDKAGSIEFIKPGRGTVSADFVIDDSMLAEVRQATASGEKHLRWFENDVHNRAGEVVARVRKQLYVKRKPAR, from the coding sequence ATGCGCGCTTCACTGTTCAAGCTCGGCATCAACCTGTGGCCGCCGTATCTGTTCGCCGGCATCCACGTCACCGTGCTGTCGGCCGATTACCGCTATGCACGCGTGGAGCTGCGCCAGCGCCCGTGGAATCGCAACTACGTCGGCACCCATTTCGGCGGCAGCCTGTTCGCAATGACCGACCCGTTCTGGATGCTGCTGACCATGCAGAACCTGGGGCGCGACTACTACGTCTGGGACAAGGCCGGCAGCATCGAGTTCATCAAACCCGGGCGCGGCACGGTGAGCGCGGATTTCGTCATCGACGACAGCATGCTCGCCGAAGTGCGCCAGGCCACGGCCAGCGGCGAAAAACATTTGCGCTGGTTCGAAAACGACGTGCACAACCGTGCGGGCGAGGTGGTCGCGCGGGTGCGCAAGCAGTTGTACGTCAAGCGCAAACCGGCACGCTGA
- a CDS encoding DUF378 domain-containing protein: protein MKAINVITLVLLIIGGINWGLVGLFQFDLVATLFGGQDALLSRVVYTLVGVSALWQLVPLFRNDHSATDHHTSPHVRNS from the coding sequence ATGAAAGCGATCAACGTCATCACCCTGGTGCTTCTTATCATCGGCGGCATCAACTGGGGCCTGGTCGGCCTGTTCCAGTTCGATCTGGTCGCCACGCTGTTTGGCGGGCAGGACGCGCTGCTGTCGCGTGTGGTTTACACGCTGGTCGGCGTCTCTGCGTTGTGGCAGCTGGTCCCGCTGTTCCGCAACGACCACAGCGCGACCGATCACCACACCAGCCCGCACGTGCGTAATTCGTAA
- a CDS encoding peptidylprolyl isomerase codes for MLLRNLASACLLALLLPAAANAAYRSPQQILDSSPASAWRVLDPDRTLYMELDGGRVIIELAPQFAPAHVGNIHTLAHERFWDGLTIYRSQDNFVVQFGDPDGETPAKAKSLGSAKTHLPAEFERASQGLDFQRLPDSDGWAPQVGFVDGFPVGRDSATGKTWLAHCYGTLGAGRNNDEDSSIGAELYVVTGQSPRQLDRNITVVGRVVKGMELLSVTPRGPDPMGFYEDPAQRAPIRAIRLASEVPLPERTPLQLLRTDSQTFRDVAEARRNRKDDFYKRPAGHIDLCNVPLPVRAPPAS; via the coding sequence ATGCTCCTGCGCAACTTGGCTTCTGCCTGCCTGCTCGCGTTGTTGTTGCCCGCTGCCGCCAATGCGGCCTATCGCAGCCCGCAACAGATTCTGGACAGCTCGCCGGCCAGCGCATGGCGTGTGCTCGACCCGGACCGCACGCTGTACATGGAACTGGACGGAGGCCGGGTGATCATCGAACTGGCGCCGCAATTTGCGCCCGCGCATGTGGGCAACATCCACACCCTGGCGCACGAGCGCTTCTGGGACGGGTTGACCATCTATCGCTCGCAGGACAACTTCGTGGTGCAGTTCGGCGACCCGGATGGCGAAACGCCGGCCAAGGCCAAATCGCTGGGCTCGGCGAAGACGCATCTGCCGGCCGAGTTCGAACGCGCATCGCAGGGCCTGGATTTCCAGCGCCTGCCCGACAGCGATGGCTGGGCGCCGCAGGTGGGCTTTGTCGATGGCTTTCCGGTCGGGCGCGACAGCGCCACCGGCAAGACCTGGCTGGCGCATTGCTACGGCACGCTGGGCGCAGGCCGCAACAACGACGAAGACAGCAGCATCGGCGCCGAGTTGTACGTGGTCACCGGGCAATCGCCGCGCCAACTGGACCGCAACATCACCGTGGTCGGCCGCGTGGTCAAAGGCATGGAATTATTGAGCGTGACGCCACGCGGCCCGGACCCGATGGGTTTCTACGAAGACCCTGCGCAACGCGCACCGATCCGTGCCATTCGCCTGGCCAGCGAAGTGCCGCTGCCCGAGCGCACGCCATTGCAGTTGTTGCGCACCGACAGCCAGACCTTCCGCGATGTGGCCGAAGCGCGCCGCAATCGCAAGGACGATTTCTACAAACGCCCTGCCGGACATATCGATCTGTGCAATGTGCCGTTGCCGGTGCGCGCGCCGCCGGCGAGTTGA
- a CDS encoding DMT family transporter has protein sequence MSAQPSTQPGAVTREWRTPLELGFLGIVWGCSFLFMRVAAPKFGTVVLVEIRLALGALVLLPFLWLARERFPLQRWPMLAAIGVLNSALPFLLFAWGAQHAPAAVGAICNAMTVLFTALIAFLFFGEKIGTRRALALLIGFIGVLVLATGKSAGLSVGPAALAGATASLLYGIGYNLVKRHMGDLPPAASAASTLGCSALLLAPLAWWQWPTTPVPAVAWACATALGVVCTGLAFLMYYRLIQRIGPARASTVTYLVPVFGALLAWSLLGEPLTWTMLVAAVLILGSVAFSQRAR, from the coding sequence ATGAGTGCGCAACCGTCGACACAGCCGGGAGCGGTAACACGCGAATGGCGCACCCCGCTGGAACTGGGTTTCCTCGGCATCGTCTGGGGCTGCTCGTTCCTGTTCATGCGCGTAGCCGCGCCCAAGTTCGGCACCGTGGTGTTGGTGGAAATTCGCCTGGCGCTGGGTGCGTTGGTGCTGTTGCCGTTCCTGTGGCTGGCGCGCGAGCGCTTCCCCTTGCAGCGCTGGCCGATGCTGGCAGCGATCGGCGTGCTCAACTCTGCATTGCCGTTTTTGTTGTTCGCCTGGGGTGCGCAACACGCGCCGGCCGCGGTCGGTGCGATCTGCAATGCAATGACGGTGTTGTTCACCGCATTGATCGCGTTTCTGTTTTTCGGCGAGAAGATCGGCACGCGTCGCGCGCTGGCGTTGCTGATCGGTTTCATCGGCGTGCTGGTGTTGGCCACCGGCAAGTCGGCTGGATTGAGCGTGGGGCCTGCGGCGCTGGCTGGCGCCACCGCGTCGCTGCTGTACGGCATCGGCTACAACCTGGTGAAGCGCCATATGGGCGATCTGCCACCTGCCGCATCGGCGGCATCCACGCTGGGCTGCAGCGCCTTGCTGCTGGCACCGCTGGCGTGGTGGCAGTGGCCGACCACGCCGGTGCCGGCGGTGGCCTGGGCCTGCGCCACCGCACTCGGTGTGGTGTGCACCGGGTTGGCGTTTTTGATGTATTACCGGTTGATCCAGCGCATCGGCCCGGCGCGCGCTTCCACGGTGACCTATCTGGTGCCGGTGTTCGGCGCATTACTGGCGTGGTCGCTGCTGGGCGAGCCGTTGACCTGGACCATGCTGGTGGCCGCGGTGCTGATCCTGGGCAGCGTGGCCTTCAGTCAGCGCGCCCGCTGA
- a CDS encoding LysR substrate-binding domain-containing protein has protein sequence MNLRPTLLPALGVFVAAARHQNFAHAAEELHLTASAVSHHVRKLEALLGATLFQRLPRGVKLTAEGRQLADAASAALAEIAAVAGNLHPREDAIPLRVTTLRSLSYCWLLPRLPRFCRAHPHIRMDLQSDAAFSRFEEGGPDLGIRYGQGAWPGLTSHHLMDDELFPVASPSLPEVAALRMPAQIAQLPLLSDMSPQGWRDWFRAAQVRGTTLPPMHTFNDSTDAMRAAVYGLGAVLARKHIAQPYLQRYELVRLPGPTLKARYAYYIVHPSHRVPSPAATAFIDWLKREALDERTPMPALPAELVTLPESETLSEARVGRRSRKASASE, from the coding sequence ATGAATCTGCGTCCGACCCTGTTACCTGCGCTGGGCGTGTTTGTCGCCGCTGCGCGCCACCAGAACTTCGCGCATGCCGCCGAAGAGCTGCACCTCACTGCCAGTGCGGTCAGCCACCACGTACGCAAGCTCGAAGCGTTGCTTGGCGCAACCTTGTTCCAGCGACTGCCACGCGGGGTCAAGCTCACCGCCGAGGGGCGTCAACTGGCCGATGCCGCCAGTGCCGCGCTGGCCGAGATCGCCGCGGTGGCCGGCAACCTGCATCCACGCGAAGACGCCATCCCGCTGCGCGTGACCACACTGCGTTCGCTGTCGTATTGCTGGCTGTTGCCGCGGCTGCCGCGCTTTTGTCGCGCACACCCGCATATCCGCATGGACCTGCAATCGGACGCGGCGTTTTCGCGCTTCGAAGAAGGCGGCCCGGATCTGGGCATCCGCTATGGCCAGGGCGCATGGCCCGGGTTGACCTCGCATCATCTGATGGACGACGAGCTGTTTCCGGTTGCGTCGCCGTCCTTGCCGGAGGTCGCCGCACTGCGTATGCCGGCGCAGATCGCGCAATTGCCGCTGCTGAGCGACATGTCGCCGCAAGGCTGGCGCGACTGGTTCCGCGCCGCGCAGGTGCGCGGCACCACGCTGCCGCCAATGCACACCTTCAACGACAGCACCGACGCCATGCGCGCCGCAGTCTATGGCCTGGGTGCAGTGCTGGCGCGCAAGCACATCGCGCAACCGTATCTGCAGCGTTACGAGCTGGTGCGCCTGCCCGGCCCCACCCTCAAGGCCCGCTACGCCTACTACATCGTGCACCCCAGCCATCGCGTTCCCAGTCCTGCGGCGACGGCCTTTATCGACTGGCTCAAACGCGAAGCACTGGACGAACGCACGCCGATGCCGGCGCTGCCGGCCGAGTTGGTGACGTTGCCGGAAAGCGAGACCTTGAGTGAGGCGCGTGTGGGTCGACGATCGCGCAAAGCGTCGGCGTCGGAATGA
- a CDS encoding DUF4349 domain-containing protein, with translation MRRGVQRYAVGLLLGWALSGCARHSAEMAADGGAPAPAPPAAQGNALAYEHDVRIELPADQIGQRIVAVRNACQAAQFGDCALLAVEQTGGRDPSGSVSVRLAPDGIEPMVQLAGQHGDVAARSTRAEDLAQQIADTGLAQARLQKEHARLLELQQRRDLAVTDLLALSKRLAEIEAEAQQTQQEAAQQQRRVRTQLLTLNFRSTGGEQGRGEIAEAGAEFGQVFASSVAFVIRAVAALLPVAVVAVIAGWLLLQAWRWRARRRRIAR, from the coding sequence ATGAGGCGCGGCGTGCAGCGTTACGCGGTCGGGTTGCTGCTGGGCTGGGCACTGAGTGGGTGCGCCAGGCACTCGGCGGAGATGGCCGCAGACGGCGGTGCTCCGGCGCCGGCACCGCCCGCCGCGCAAGGCAATGCATTGGCGTATGAGCATGATGTGCGCATCGAGCTGCCCGCCGACCAGATCGGCCAACGCATCGTGGCGGTGCGCAATGCCTGCCAGGCGGCACAGTTTGGCGACTGCGCGTTGCTGGCGGTCGAACAAACGGGTGGTCGCGACCCCAGCGGCAGCGTCAGCGTGCGGCTGGCGCCAGATGGCATCGAGCCGATGGTGCAACTGGCCGGCCAGCACGGCGATGTCGCTGCGCGCAGCACGCGCGCCGAGGACCTGGCGCAGCAGATCGCCGACACCGGCCTGGCGCAGGCGCGTTTGCAGAAAGAACACGCACGCTTGCTGGAATTGCAGCAACGCCGCGATCTGGCGGTGACCGATCTGCTGGCATTGTCCAAGCGCCTGGCCGAAATCGAAGCCGAGGCGCAACAGACGCAGCAAGAAGCGGCGCAGCAACAACGCCGTGTGCGCACGCAACTGCTCACGCTCAACTTCCGCAGCACCGGTGGCGAGCAGGGCAGGGGCGAGATTGCCGAAGCGGGCGCCGAGTTCGGCCAGGTGTTCGCGTCCAGCGTGGCCTTCGTGATACGCGCGGTTGCGGCATTGCTGCCGGTCGCCGTGGTCGCGGTGATTGCCGGCTGGTTGCTGCTGCAGGCCTGGCGCTGGCGTGCGCGGCGGCGCCGCATTGCGCGGTGA
- a CDS encoding GFA family protein: MHYAGSCHCGRIAFDLQTDAPITEAYDCNCSLCRRRGGLLWFGTRTQLRLQSEPEALGTYRFNQHHLDHHHCPHCGIAPFSEGMNPRTGEASVAVNVRCLPTLDLTALQVHAVDGASR; encoded by the coding sequence ATGCACTACGCCGGTAGCTGTCATTGCGGACGCATCGCGTTCGATCTTCAGACCGATGCGCCGATCACCGAGGCGTACGACTGCAATTGTTCGCTGTGCCGTCGCCGCGGCGGCCTGCTGTGGTTCGGGACGCGCACGCAATTGCGTCTGCAGAGTGAGCCGGAGGCGCTGGGAACCTACCGCTTCAATCAACATCATCTCGACCATCATCATTGCCCGCACTGCGGCATTGCCCCGTTCAGCGAGGGCATGAATCCCCGAACCGGCGAGGCAAGTGTGGCGGTCAATGTGCGCTGCCTTCCCACTCTGGATCTGACCGCGTTGCAGGTACATGCGGTCGATGGAGCCAGCCGATGA
- a CDS encoding DUF885 domain-containing protein — protein MRQRLLVLALLAGLSACQQQPESPRAGTSDASTQEAQTPDARFAALPKRALDTWMQLSPVTATQTGDHRFDTQIDDLSTAGRQHSLDAGKQLLAELDAIEVAKLSRENQVDAAILRNQLQSEIWNTEVLQSWAWDPQVYNGLAGSALYGLMAREFAPLPERLTSATQRMEKIPGIFAQARENLDPARVPKIHAETVAKQNKGILSIVDTFIAPNIGQLGPIEAARAQAAIDKLRKAVAEQQTWLDTVLVPNAKGDFRVGAQIYDQKLKFALLSSLSRADIKQRAESELKRVRSEMYGIARTVLKDKPGAPKLPAAPSDDQQQAAIEAALGLAYADKPARDKVVDAAKAALAQSTEFVRQKDLMTLPDSPVDIILMPEFQRGVAVAYCDSPGPLDKHLKTFYAVSPIPDDWNEKQVDSFLREYNSRMIHLLSIHEGTPGHYLEGWHSGKFPSTLRAVLRSGMFAEGWAVYTERMMQEQGYLDNDPLFHLVQHKFYLRTIANAILDQGVHVDGWDRDKAMHLMTHDTFQQESEASGKWVRAQLSSAQLPTYFVGVQEHLDTRKAVQAKLGDKFNLKAYHDQMLSYGAPPVRFARELMLDQPIE, from the coding sequence ATGCGTCAACGCCTGCTCGTCCTCGCCCTGCTCGCCGGCCTCAGCGCCTGCCAGCAGCAGCCCGAATCACCGCGCGCCGGCACCAGTGATGCCAGCACCCAGGAGGCGCAGACGCCGGACGCGCGCTTTGCCGCACTGCCCAAGCGTGCACTCGACACCTGGATGCAGCTGTCGCCGGTCACCGCCACCCAGACCGGCGATCACCGCTTCGACACCCAGATCGACGACCTGAGCACCGCCGGCCGTCAGCACAGCCTGGATGCGGGCAAACAACTGCTGGCCGAGCTGGATGCCATCGAGGTGGCCAAGCTGTCGCGCGAGAACCAGGTCGATGCCGCGATCCTGCGCAATCAGCTGCAATCGGAAATCTGGAACACCGAGGTGCTGCAGAGCTGGGCCTGGGACCCGCAGGTCTACAACGGACTGGCCGGCAGTGCGCTGTACGGCCTGATGGCGCGCGAGTTCGCGCCGCTGCCCGAGCGGCTGACCTCCGCCACCCAGCGCATGGAGAAGATTCCCGGCATCTTTGCGCAGGCGCGCGAGAACCTGGACCCGGCCCGCGTGCCGAAGATCCACGCCGAGACGGTGGCCAAGCAGAACAAGGGCATCCTCAGCATCGTCGATACCTTCATCGCACCCAACATCGGCCAGCTCGGCCCGATCGAAGCCGCGCGCGCGCAAGCGGCCATCGACAAGCTGCGCAAGGCCGTGGCCGAGCAGCAGACCTGGCTGGACACCGTGCTGGTGCCCAATGCCAAGGGCGATTTCCGCGTCGGTGCGCAGATTTACGATCAGAAGCTGAAATTCGCGCTGCTGTCGTCGCTGTCGCGCGCCGACATCAAGCAGCGCGCAGAGTCCGAACTCAAGCGTGTGCGCAGCGAGATGTACGGCATCGCCCGCACGGTGCTCAAGGACAAGCCCGGCGCACCGAAACTGCCCGCTGCCCCCAGCGACGATCAGCAGCAGGCCGCCATCGAAGCAGCGCTGGGACTGGCCTATGCCGACAAGCCGGCACGCGACAAGGTGGTGGACGCTGCCAAGGCTGCACTGGCGCAGTCCACCGAGTTCGTGCGTCAGAAGGATTTGATGACGCTACCCGATTCGCCGGTGGACATCATCCTGATGCCGGAATTCCAGCGCGGAGTGGCGGTGGCGTACTGCGATTCGCCCGGCCCGCTCGACAAGCATCTCAAGACCTTTTATGCGGTGTCGCCGATTCCCGACGACTGGAACGAGAAGCAGGTCGATTCCTTCCTGCGCGAATACAACAGCCGCATGATCCACCTGCTCAGCATTCACGAAGGCACCCCTGGCCATTACCTGGAAGGCTGGCACTCGGGCAAATTCCCCTCCACGCTACGCGCAGTACTGCGCTCGGGCATGTTCGCCGAAGGTTGGGCGGTGTATACCGAACGCATGATGCAGGAGCAGGGGTATCTGGATAACGACCCGTTATTCCACCTGGTGCAACACAAGTTCTACCTGCGCACCATTGCCAACGCAATCCTCGATCAAGGCGTACATGTGGACGGCTGGGATCGCGACAAGGCAATGCACCTGATGACCCACGACACCTTCCAGCAGGAGAGCGAAGCCTCGGGCAAGTGGGTGCGTGCGCAACTGTCGTCCGCACAATTGCCGACCTATTTCGTCGGCGTGCAGGAACATCTGGATACGCGCAAGGCGGTGCAGGCCAAGCTGGGCGACAAATTCAACCTGAAGGCCTACCACGACCAGATGCTGTCGTACGGCGCCCCACCGGTGCGCTTTGCACGCGAGTTGATGCTGGATCAGCCGATCGAGTGA
- a CDS encoding ABC transporter ATP-binding protein: MFRWFESLIDVFPPIEREMPPRSVWRFYLHYLRPLWPILLATLIAGLLLALVEVAMFDFLGRIVDMLAERPGPEFFRRHAGELMWMALITLVARPLFTGLHNLLVNQAIVPGLSNRSRWLMHNYVVRQSLGFFHNDFAGRIANRVMQTGTSLRESAVQMVDALWYIVVYTGSALWLFSQADPWLMLPLSLWLVVYMALMAFFVPRMKARAWIASDARSKATGRIVDGYTNISTLKLFAHAGREQAYVRDAIDELTVKHRGQTRVTTVMDTAIAVANGFLIVGTCGLALWLWSRGQISVGAITLATGLVIRIHNMSGWIMWTVNGIFEDIGSVQDGMQTISQPVLVQDVPDAVPLQVTQGQVQFEHIHFHYGKRGGVIAGLDLQVRAGEKIGLVGPSGAGKSTLVNVLLRLYDLEQGRILIDGQDIAQVTQESLRGQIGLVTQDTSLLHRSIRDNLLYGRPQATEAQMLEAVRKARAEGFIDTLVDGEGRRGFDAYVGERGVKLSGGQRQRIAIARVLLKDAPILILDEATSALDSEVEAAIQDSLDALMGNKTVIAIAHRLSTIARMDRLVVMDAGRIVETGTHAELIAQGGLYARLWARQTGGFVAADG; the protein is encoded by the coding sequence ATGTTCCGCTGGTTCGAATCCCTGATCGATGTCTTCCCGCCGATCGAGCGGGAAATGCCGCCACGTAGCGTATGGCGGTTCTATCTGCATTATCTGCGGCCGTTGTGGCCGATCCTGCTGGCGACGCTGATCGCCGGATTGCTGCTCGCGCTGGTGGAAGTGGCGATGTTCGACTTCCTCGGTCGCATCGTCGACATGCTCGCCGAGCGGCCGGGGCCGGAGTTCTTCCGTCGCCATGCCGGCGAGCTGATGTGGATGGCGCTGATCACGCTGGTGGCGCGGCCGTTGTTCACCGGCCTGCATAACCTGCTGGTCAATCAGGCGATCGTGCCGGGCTTGAGCAACCGCTCGCGCTGGTTGATGCACAACTACGTGGTACGGCAAAGCCTGGGGTTCTTCCACAACGACTTTGCCGGCCGCATCGCCAATCGCGTGATGCAGACCGGTACCTCGCTGCGCGAATCGGCGGTGCAGATGGTCGATGCGCTCTGGTACATCGTGGTCTATACCGGCAGTGCGTTGTGGCTGTTTTCGCAGGCCGATCCGTGGCTGATGCTGCCGTTGTCGCTCTGGCTGGTGGTGTATATGGCGCTGATGGCGTTCTTCGTGCCGCGCATGAAGGCGCGTGCCTGGATCGCATCGGATGCACGCTCCAAGGCGACCGGGCGCATCGTCGATGGCTACACCAATATCTCTACGCTCAAGCTGTTTGCACATGCCGGCCGCGAGCAGGCGTATGTGCGCGATGCGATCGATGAGTTGACGGTCAAGCATCGCGGCCAGACGCGCGTGACCACCGTCATGGATACCGCCATTGCGGTAGCCAATGGTTTTCTGATCGTGGGCACCTGCGGGCTGGCGTTGTGGCTGTGGAGCCGCGGCCAGATCAGCGTGGGCGCGATCACGCTGGCGACCGGCCTGGTGATCCGCATCCACAACATGTCCGGCTGGATCATGTGGACGGTCAACGGCATCTTCGAAGATATCGGCAGCGTGCAGGACGGCATGCAGACCATCTCGCAGCCGGTGCTGGTGCAGGACGTGCCCGATGCAGTGCCGCTGCAGGTGACGCAGGGACAGGTGCAGTTCGAGCACATCCATTTCCATTACGGCAAACGCGGCGGCGTGATTGCCGGGCTGGATCTGCAGGTGCGCGCGGGCGAGAAGATCGGCCTGGTCGGGCCGTCCGGTGCCGGCAAATCGACGCTGGTCAACGTGCTGCTGCGGCTGTACGACTTGGAGCAGGGGCGCATCCTGATCGATGGGCAGGACATCGCGCAGGTGACGCAGGAAAGCCTGCGCGGGCAGATCGGCCTGGTCACGCAGGACACCTCGTTGCTGCATCGTTCGATCCGCGACAACCTGTTGTACGGGCGACCGCAGGCCACCGAAGCGCAGATGCTGGAGGCTGTGCGCAAGGCGCGCGCGGAAGGTTTTATCGACACTCTGGTGGATGGCGAGGGCCGCCGCGGCTTCGATGCCTATGTGGGCGAGCGCGGGGTCAAGCTGTCGGGCGGTCAACGGCAGCGCATCGCGATTGCACGCGTGTTGCTGAAGGACGCGCCGATCCTGATTCTGGACGAAGCCACCTCGGCGCTGGATTCGGAAGTGGAAGCGGCGATCCAGGACAGTCTGGACGCGTTGATGGGCAACAAGACCGTCATCGCAATTGCGCACCGGCTCTCCACCATCGCGCGCATGGATCGGCTGGTGGTGATGGATGCGGGACGCATCGTCGAAACCGGCACGCATGCGGAATTGATTGCGCAGGGCGGGCTGTATGCACGGCTGTGGGCGCGGCAGACGGGTGGGTTTGTTGCGGCGGATGGGTGA
- a CDS encoding plasmid pRiA4b ORF-3 family protein, whose translation MSKAKKKKAAQQVVQVPVPVYQLHVALVGSTPLVWRRLLVAGSLRLATLHRVLQPTMGWSSAHPYEFDLGGGRYGESGLDVPDRPRLKHAARVTLESAVGELEWFDYFYGSGAGWQHRLQVEAILPPDAGLRGARCVDGANACPPENSEGIEHYLEFLQIIADPGHAQHVQVLATLGGRFDPAHFDLDEVNRLLARIRD comes from the coding sequence ATGAGCAAGGCCAAAAAAAAGAAAGCCGCACAGCAGGTGGTGCAGGTACCCGTACCGGTGTATCAGCTGCATGTCGCGCTGGTAGGGAGCACGCCGCTGGTGTGGCGCCGATTGCTGGTGGCCGGGTCGCTGCGCCTGGCAACGCTGCATCGCGTGCTGCAGCCGACGATGGGCTGGAGTAGCGCGCATCCGTACGAGTTCGATCTGGGTGGCGGCCGCTACGGCGAGTCCGGGCTGGATGTTCCCGACCGCCCACGGCTCAAGCATGCCGCCCGCGTCACGTTGGAAAGCGCGGTGGGCGAGCTGGAGTGGTTCGATTATTTCTACGGCAGCGGCGCGGGCTGGCAGCATCGTCTGCAGGTGGAGGCCATCCTGCCGCCGGATGCGGGCCTGCGTGGCGCCCGTTGCGTGGACGGCGCCAATGCCTGCCCGCCGGAAAACAGCGAAGGCATCGAGCACTACCTGGAATTTCTGCAGATCATCGCCGACCCTGGCCATGCTCAACACGTGCAAGTGCTGGCGACACTGGGTGGACGCTTCGATCCGGCGCATTTCGATCTGGACGAGGTCAACCGGTTGCTTGCGCGCATCCGCGACTAA